The genomic stretch AGACGCGGAATCggtcaaccatccattcatctattttcccTATGCCAAAATCATTTGGGAAAGATACTTCGGCTTCTTCAAGGTTGTTTGGGTGGTGTTGGGTAACATAGAGGACAATGATCATGTGGAGGCCATGGGAAGTAAGGTGAAGGTGGAGTTGGCCATCTTGGCCAGGTTTTGGCCCAACATACGTGATCCCATGAAAGAACTTCATGTTCATATCCTCTGATTTAAGAAAAACTGCCTTGTAATGTTGTCACCAGTTGATTTACTTTTCTTTTGACTTCTTCAAACATTCCAACTCAGATCAGATCACAGATCTTGTCATCCTCTGAGAAAGTCCCAAAATCTTTTTAATATCCAGTCATTAAATGTCATCAAAGATCCTCATTTTTCCTCCTCAATCTCCCTGACGTGGCCTTTCCTCTAATATTTTATCTTGCCCTTAAGTAGTTAATGTTTTATTAAGAGCATGTGCCTCACCAGACCTTCAATCAGAAAGGACCTCTACCAATCCTCAACTTTTTAAGTGCAACCTTCTTCCTCAAGAAACATGAGCTTGAATCTAAAAGGGATGGGCCCTCAAATTTCCTCTTTAGACTCCAACATAGTAGGACAATGATCAGGTGGCAGCATCGGAAGATCCTGCTGCTCAACGAGCAAGAATCTCTACTACCAATCAGCCAAATCTGAAGATCTATCCAGCTTTGACATAGCCAGAACTGTTGACTATTCGACCAAGCGAACTCCACACTTCATTGATCAATATGCTCGTTCTTGTCAATACAATCTGAGAAGTTGGGCATACTTCTATTAATACGACACCgatttaaattttcaaaagaaaatttgatgacattgaaatccCCTCCCAGACACCAATACACCCTCCAGGTCTCCACCTGCTTCTCATAGTATCCAGTTCCACCCAGAAGGCATCACACTAGCctggatcatttggaccacaaactgcatgataataataataataatagtctgAATCCATTTAAAGACACTCTTGCAAGGAATTGAAACTGAAAGGGAGTTTGCCTACCAGTTCTTGCAGCACAGCTTGTAAACAAATGGTCACAATACCAGCTGCATCATCCATAGATAACCAATCTCTGTTCCTCTTGCTCACAGAAAGTTCAATAATGTCCATGTTCTCCAGCAATGCAAGAGTTTAGATCTTTGTGAGGCTAAAATGTCAGCAGACAGACAAGAGAGAGAAGGGGCTTGTAGAAACTCTTTATGCATGAGTAATCTCAtgaatctttatttttatttcgaTAGATTCCACCACTGGAAGAAAAAATACACCTATTTATCTGAAGAAAGAAAACTTCATTAAAGCAATCAACTGTGAGAATATCTATATCTCAAGCATAGCCTGCAGTGTTCCCTGGACACTtctactttctgggattttgccATTGTGACACATGGGGATGTATGGACACTCCTTGACATGAAACACTTCAAAATCCAGGACAAAGTGCCATAGTAATGTCATCCCAAAATGGTGTCTGTTGGAAACTTCAAGTGAAGCGTCCAAACATAATTGTTGAATAAACTACTCAAATGACTTCTCTCACTCTTTAGATTTTAGTTCATTTTCACAGGTGTCAGGACATGTATAACAAAAAACCAcaagatttgatttttttttttttcttttgctgggatttttgagatttttaagaGAGCGAGTGATGCTtacaggaaaaaataaaataattctttCTTAAAGGCACAAAAGAAACTATTTCTTGAGATGATTAAGCATCATTTCAATGTTTTTTCAGTCAATTACTTATTAGTTTATAttacaattaattaaaattttattggaaCTGCATGAATATTGTTTCCAAATTGCCATTGCTTTTAatgtttccattttttttttttaaaaaaaaaaataattttgttctatttttctatttatttaaataaaatattatttatttgtgTACAGAAGTGTCTCCACACCAAGATTTTGAAGTTTGCCGTGTCGAACACTTCAGGACACTGACACTTGGCACCCATGCCACATGTCAAAGTAACACTGATAAGCCTGGTGCGTAGGCATGTGATGTATGGTTTCAGCAAAACATATAGATCACTATGCAATCATAACCACTAATTTAATACCATCTCCTAGTTGTTTTGTGGTTACCACCACATCCAACATTAACCAATAGCCATTCAATGTCCAACaccagtggaaattattatcgaACTTTTCCCAAGAAACAGAATTGCCTACAAAACTAGAAAGAAGACCACAAGAAAATTCGAACTCACATAAATTATTCTCGTGAATACGAATTAGATGTTTAGTAGTTATAGAATGCTAAGTTACAGGGTACCTAGCTCAGCAATAGCTTAGCTTTTTTAGTATAAGGATCCcttacatgtgggacccatgatctGGCAATACACAAATATGTTTAACAAAATGTACAAATAACTTTCCACCATCCACAATGCGGCCCAAAACACTCTGAACAACATAACCTGGATATACAGAATGTTAAAGCTCATTACCCTACAAATTTGCCTAATACCAAGGAAAAAGACATCAATGTATCCATTCAAATTACAAATTCACTTACTAAACTCAATATTTCTTTCTGGCTCCCCTCAAATCAATGAAACAGGAAAAAACTCTCCAGAAAGAAATTGAGAATAAAGACTGTAAAGATCTTACCTTAAGCCAGTCATACATTGTCAGTGATGTGGAAGTGCATGACCAATCGAGTACACATCTTAATTCATAAAGAAATGGTAGAGTACGATAAAGCCGGAAGCCCAAATAGTTAATCTGTGCCACTTGGCTGGTCAAAAACTGTCGGTACAAGGTACTTTTATGAGGAATTCCATATCGAATTTGCAAGGCCTGCAGTGCTAGAGAAATTGCTTTCGTGAGATAGATAGCACGGAGTGCAAATCCTCCTGCACTTAGGTGTGAAGGTTCCATGTTCCAAGAATACTCCGTGACTGAGTATGTGAACAAGATGAGATTAAAAATATAGAATATAACTTTTCCCGTGGCAAACGAACAGAGATAAATAATGCGATCAAGCACAATTAGGAAAAAGataacctgcaaaagaaaaaaaagagaagtcTGTACAATTTCTGAACCTTGTTCAAGATATCGTGCTTTACTATTTGGATCACAAATTGGAGGCCATATCACACTAAAGAATTTATGTCAATCACATTTGCATTATAGATGTCCCATTAACTTTCTAAGATGAATTATTGAGTCCTCATGAGTCATTACATGAAAAGTGTCCCAATGTGCCCATTCGGTACAGTGGGgcacatggttcagtgatccagaacaCTGACTGATTGGCCCCACGGTGGGGCTGTCACAACAACCCTTCAGAATAGAAGATCTCATGCATCCAATCCTTGGGTTTCTTTTCTGGACCACTGTATTTTCCTTAACAGTCTCTTTGTAGGCCACTGATTGAAGGGTCAAGATCTCTCAATCTGGGGAATCTTTGGTAAATTCCCCATCTAAGATGGGGCCCATAGGATCAGTGATCTGGATCACCAGACCACGTGAACTGCCTGAACAGATAGGGCAAATCATGTCACCATCAGGGTACTGATGCATCAGGATCCATACTTCATTTTTAATCTATTGTATTTTAATAATAAGTATATTTCGAAGCAGGAAAAGGTACGCTTACCATCAAGATAAAAACGAACTCCTTTGGGAACTGATCTTCAAGCTGATACACCTCAAGAAacttgcttttattttttataacagATTGGTAGAAAATAGCAACCAAAAAGAAAACAGCTAAATCTGCACCGAATATGTAAGCATAGAGATCAACTTCTCTTCTACCTCCACCAATCACAGATATTACTGGATATGGGAATCCAATCTCTTCGAAAAGCCCTGCATTTTGTGCTTTAATAATCTCTGTTGCTACATCTGCTGCCGGAGTCAGCGATTTATACCATTCGGTTGTCAAGCATCCAGCTAAAGGACAAGCATAAACAACTTCAAAAACTGCTAGGGCTATATTCGAGTTCTCTTGACTTCTTTCGATGCTTTGTACCCGAACGCGGCTTGGAGTGTGAGCTGAACTTGGGATATTTTCTCTGCATCTTTCTTCATGAGCAGCAATAAGCAACTTGTTTATTCCTGATTCTATCCTCTCTGGTTGAATCCCATCCTCAGGCCACTCATTAACTTTCATCGAAAGCTGCACAAAGTAGGGAGGAGCTTCCGCCCCCCATGTCAATGATTTCCAATACCTCAAGAAAGTCCATCCTATTACCTTGATGGCATCTGTCACTGGCAAGATCAACCGTCTTATCCTCTCCCTCCAACTAGAGCTATCAATAACATCTTCCTGATAAAGATTCCtccttttcaaaattttaaattcagCAATTGACTCCCACTCGCCGTCTTTTGCTGTTATGGAACTTTGTAGAAGGGTCGATATATACACCAAAAAGAGAGGAAGGGTGCTGATGacaaatgatgatgtgattttaTGTGCAGGGAAGCCCAACTTTATAAACAATTTCGAATGAAAATTCAACCCACAGTGATGGATGATTATTTGATACAAATACTGGAGCAAGATGTTCACTTCGGTATAGATTAGCATGATTAGCCAAAACATGAAACTAGGTCCAGAATTTACGCAAAGAGCGTATAAGAAGAGAGCTGCAAGGTAGACCATAGACAGCAAACTGAAGTTCCATAGGAAGACGAAAATGAAGCAGCAGTAACACACAACGTCATTGTTTGCCCGCATTTGTGCCCACATGTAACGGAATATCCTTCCAAGTTGCAGGCTAGCTGCCTCTGCCGCATTCTTCTCATTAAAAGAATGCATGGAGGACATTTGATCAAAACGCTGATACCTCGTGTTATTCTGGCTCTCGATTTCATCGTAAATGCCATCCTCCGCTGAGTGCTCATTTGAATCTGATTCTTCATGTTCTATGTTCAAGAAGCTAACAATGTTGGTAACCGCCTGATTTCCAAGGGATTGTACTTGAGAGACACCATCACCTATCAGATGTACGGCAGAAATTAATGGGTTTTCCTTGGCACGATCTTTTGCTTTCTCTCTTTCACTCACATTTCTGAACATACAAGCAGCCTTTTCATCGACTTCAATGATCTCACCGAGAGGAGAGCCCACTGAATGCCTCAGAGCCTCCACTGCTGACGGGCTGTCAGTTTTTCTACTCGAAGGGGAATAGAACATTTCAGATGTCACCGGAGACATGCTCTCATTCTTTTGTGAACCTGGGATAACAAAGTCTGATAGGGAAAGTGATTCTGTACTGTTATTTTGGTCCAGTTTCCTTATATCACCTTCATCTTTATCTGGGCTTCGAGAAGACTTCCTTCTTCGTCTGATGCCTTCACTTCGTGGAGAAGTGCTAATGCAGTTTTCAACGGAATTCATTCTGTGAAGCTGGATTTGCAAGTTGATCATCTCAGCTTTCATTTTCTCTACTTGCAAGTTACGTTCTCGTTTCTTCTCTTCAGATTTACGGATATGTTGCAATTGGGCAGTTTTCCATGCAGCTTTTTTCTCTTGTTCACGCACGATGGCACCAATCTGCTCTGCCTCAAGGTATCTCGACACGTAGTCAAATTCCCTTGAACAAAAGATGTATGATTGCAATGACACTAAGACAAAAATGATTATCTCAACCAAAGCAGACCGTGATGTAATACGAAACCCATAATCATATTTGTAAAATCCAATAAACTCATAAATGTAGTCTACCCTTTCACATTTGCCAGATTTAAAATCCCCAAGAAAAGGAGATTGATAGGCAAGAGAAAGAACAATGAGTGCAAAATTGTACAACCGcaagaatttgaaaattttattcttcttcttcaatatTTCAAGCCTCATTCGGAAGAAAACCAGAGCAAAACCGAGGTAGCCAAGATGCAAAATGTCATATTCTAGCGTTCCAGTGATGAGAATCAAAGAAAGCACAATATCCAATAGATGACAGTAAGAATACAGCCTCAGGTAATCAAGAACAGTCCACAGACTCTTTGTTTCAAATGAAAGATCTCTCCAGACAGATGCATTCTTGCGTTGAGACATCATTTGACGGTATGTATGCGAATCTGTGAAACTCTGTAGATGGTCAGAACGGAGTTTGAAAGATGCAAAAATGAAGACCATGTAATAGCTGACAAGCATTCGCTGGTCATCAACAATAATTCCTACAAAGAGTAGAATGAAAGCTTCGGTTAATAACAAAACAAGATTAGTTGCTTATATTATCTGAGTTTTAATATAGTATgcactataaaaaataaaaaataaagaaataaagaaataaaagaaaaggcaAAGTAAGAAGGGGAGGAATGCTACTTGCAAGAACCCATTTGCAAATGCCAAATACAAGCACCCCCCACCAACCAACCACACATACCCACATACACGCCAATGCAGCACATGTATGTGAGATCCAAGGccttcatcatgtggggcacatggTGATTGTATCCTAATCCAAGAATCAGGAGGGTCCACTCTTCAATCATGTAAACAATCCAAGAAAATGGACAGATACAAAAGGATAACTGATTGTCCACATTCAAAATACACGCACAGACCATCTGATGAGtgggccagcctgatttttggtctagCGCATATTCACCATGCCACTTGCTGACAGATGCCCTGGATGCCACACATGCGTGAAGTGGGCATGTGAGGGACTGCATCAAGCATTTACAGATGAGCAACTGCGAGTAGAACTGCTCAAAGATACAGCTCTAACATTGATAGAAAGAGAAGTACCCAGCCAACATTTTTTGCAATAATCGAAGTGAAGATTTGAATAACTCCAGCAGCCATGACAATGCACTGTTGTCTCACTGGAGATACTTTGATTCCAAGGCATCAGATGATTCCAAAAAGCAAAGTACTCAACGATGAGGATAGAAGCAAATGTGAAAACAAATACAGGCCACAGTTTGCGGATAACCCGACGATTCAGAAGAATGCAGGCGACGAGGCATACAATGTAAATCATCGAGATGGCATTCAATATTGTAAAGCTTGCGAGAAGCAATGCAATCATGTTTATCTCGAGGCCAAGGAGCCTGAATATATTTTCTATCCAAaacttaatatatatttttaaagtaGTCTTCTGCATGTCAAACCTCTCCTTTTTCAAAGCAATAATCCGCTTCTTATTCCACTTGTGACTCTCTTTAGAACTTCCCCATATATACCCAAATGAATATCGTCGAGCATTACTCTCTGAGCCGCCTATTTCATTAGACACAGGATTCGCTCTTTCATACATGTTGGAGCCAAAAGATGGGCATGAGTTGGTGGTCACACCCCTTTGTCTCACAGATAGTAGGCTAGAATCCAATAATGCTTTAGTTTCTTCAGTAGAGATCGAAGAATCAGTTGGTGCGTGTTCAGTTGAGACAAAAAGATTGCAAGGCTCTTCCCATTTTCCTGTGTTCACCAGCGAACTCGGCATCTTATCTAGCCAATGAAAAACATTGTACTGGAGAGTACATGCAACTATCACCAGAACTTTCCCCCTCAAGCCCACCTCAAGACCCCAAAAACCAGGCTTGAATATTCGAAAACCTAGAATAAGGGCTAAAGCAGAATGTTTTTGACCAGGAGACATCTGGGCCTGTGTACTCCACATCTGGAAAAGATATTCAGACAACACAAGAATTCCAGAATAGAGTAAGAACACTTTGGAAGGAACACGGGAAGTTTTAGGTAAAGTTGAAAAAATGACCAGGCCCAATAGATATATAAAACCAAATGCACTTATTGGTGATAAAGAAGCATAGAATACAGCTAACGACAAGATCTTCTCGCTGTGCCAAATCACGAATCTTCTGACAAACCCAATAACTCCATATTCCGGCAAATCAGAATCATCAAATGTCATGTTGTACCTGCTCTCTCTCCTCTCATAGCTGAAAAGTTGCATCACAATCATAACGGCTAGCGATTCCCAAACATTATTCAACAACGATGATTTAGGGTTGTATCCCAAGTCATGATAAAGATCTATCATCTTGGACAGCCAGGTCTCGAAGGTGGAGAAAATGCTCAAGCTATAGATAAAGATGAAcacaagaattgcataaacttttaAAGGAAACCAAAGCCGCCTGCTTGTCTTCCCCACGAGTTGTCTTCCTATTATCCATAATAGGAGGAAGAAAAGGTATCCGAATGATGTATAATTAGGAGTCACCAGGTATACAGCAAAAAGTATGGTCACAAATGCAATGCACGTCCCATATGAGCGATACATGGATAAAAACTTCTGTCCTATTGCACTGAGATATGTTGCGATCCATTTTtctggaaaaaacaaagaaaaggaaGTTGGACAAATGATAAATGAAATTCTCATTTGTGCTCACAGATGTCATCAGATTCAGCCTTTGGCATGTgatcaacattaatattcaaaagCATTAGTGCCTGATTCGCCATGCTCACACAAGTGGGACATGGTTAGGTGCTCCAGACCATTGAGCAGATGACTCCACGATGGATGTGTGACGCACCAAAAATCTAACAGTGTGGAAGATCATAGCCATTTAATCTGCGACTTTTACCAGACttgctgcattttttttcttaaccAATTATTTTTAGTTCACTAATCCACGGGTTAGAATCTTCCACTCTTGGAGATTTGGGACATCGGCGGTCATCAGTGGAGTCCATCATattaacagtctggatcaccaaatgCACCTCACTTGTATGGACTATTGACTTGGCATATCAAGACACTGCACGTATTAGAACCCTGTAACTCCTCTTAATATTCAACTCTATGAACGTATCGTAAAAGCAAAAAGGCGAATTTAAGTATGAAAAAAAGGAGTTTGGAACAGTAATTTTCAATTTGTTTCTAAATGAAGACACTAAATAGTCATCCTAGGATATTTGGACCTTGGACGCAGGTATACCATGCAAAGAATTACTGAATTGTCTGTCTGTGGCATTTGGAGACGCATAAACAGACAGTAAAACTGATTTGTTCAAACCAGCTTTCAAGATGCTAAACCCAAATGGTGGGTAGGAAATGTGCTGTACAATTGCAGATAACGAAAAAAGCATTTTAGACCCATGGTTCTGAACCGCACAAAAGGAAGCAAGCACAGCTATCTTCACAAAATCCCATGGAGTAGCAGAATCCAGGAGACCTGCAAGCCATAGAAAGGTATGAAGTTAGTATTCAGGGCATAGTTTATTCACAATATTACAGAGAAATGTCAAGAATGTTTGCATCTAAAAGTAAGAGGATTGAGAATTCGTTTCAAGGTATTTAATAACAGTAAAGGTGGCCGTAACAGCCGGCCTTATGGACCTGTAGTGGCCGTTACAGCCCtgtattggatttattttttttatttttattttttataaaggaAGAAAATGTATTGGCCCCATATCGGACCACTGCAGGCCGGTTTTGGCCCATTACGGGGCTGTCACGGGCCATTTGtttcataatggccattacagccctgTTTTGCGTAACAACTCCCACCGTTATGTAAccatttttttaataccatgatcCTTTTTTGCAGCACGCCTGCAAGCATGGTAAATGCATGCAAGTTCCAGAATGTTATCAGACTGGGCCCACCTATAGCATGCCCTGGCCAAGAAATTAGGCTGGtggcactcatcaggtggactgaCTGCACTGAATGTGGACTGATTATCAAGTTGTTGCAACCTTCCAATTTTATCATACATGCATGGCCAATCAAATTGGTGACTGGGACAGTGCAAGTTcatcagtgggcccacatgatgaaatcTGGTTCTTATATGTGTGTGCCACACTCACACGTGCTGTAAAGGGGATTGTCAATCCTCTTTGAGCAGCCACCCTTAGCAGGGCTCCAACTCAAAATATATCATTGAGAAGCTACATGAAGGAGAAAAAACCTGCTGGTTATATATGTGGTATAATACGCATGGGCCATGGGACTAAAGAACATTTAACATCACCTCTGCTAAGGTGACGGCTGTAAGTTAACTTGAGGGGGTATGAAAAGAGGTCCTGTATGACACATCAaaagaaatgaaatttttttgttCAACCCAACAATGTAAAGGTAggaccagtgttcgaattatcttcgatattatcgaaatatctccgatattatctttaccTCCatctcagcgataccgataacactggtagcgataccaataacgttggtagtatcaaaattttcaagtattagcaatgtatcgctaagtatcgccaatgtatcaatatcgttaatataattgccaatattttcaactatctaaattctaggtgtcgcttgtattgccaatgcatcaatatcgccaatgtatcgccaatgttTTCGACTATGTAAAGTCTAGGTAATGCTTATATTATAAGTATATCAGCGATCGTATTGATATAATCAAAATTTTGTTAATTAGAAATGTTTTtatttcaggtttttttttttccatgggcacatggttgtatgtagtgttcaactTGTccttgataatattgataatatatcgatcttatcgatatcgcaacatgcgcgatattgagactacaatctttcatttcctttctaattgtcgatgatttcttggtgaaatatcatgtcttgttgatattttgcaatatcgatggatgtttggatggaaggttggatggttaaataggctggatgggatggttggactgatttcttacaacagaacatgcttttaaggcccaattaaatggaaacttgttatgtatgcattccttTTGCAAaaatttttttcttctaaatatacaaatatgtacattttaacatctcccgaagtttcgctaaaaattccaccgtttttcccatgtttcccctcATTTCCGGTTATTagtgatattatcggcgatatcgatattgtttccgtatccctagccagtgaaacttgtagcgatac from Magnolia sinica isolate HGM2019 chromosome 17, MsV1, whole genome shotgun sequence encodes the following:
- the LOC131231798 gene encoding piezo-type mechanosensitive ion channel homolog isoform X3; this translates as MGSFLGGFVLPLLLLIGALLEWSLISLVDLLAFFIIQFTAPYIGFRFQWRYLLLWCIIIFSVLVVLAQVVFHVIWLVEGEEWSVSDAWWAKLIGFVSGQPWRTSAVYFLIIQLAAAFVAILDVYGHKFGLVRWRDSCWGNFSSYIDRLGSHLRVACCLLLPAIQLVLGISHPSWVSLPFFIGSCVGLVHWSLTSNFLGLFWWWRPLLIYAGFSIVLLYIYQLPIVFPKMVQTLADFIGFYKVSAASEWTEISSGVSLLVFYFMLSCIKCDLEEMDSIMSMRGGSLREQLLPSKHSFFIRESRSGVRHTNVLLRGAVFRNFSINFFTYGFPVSLLALSFWSFNFASICAFGLLAYVGYALYAFPSLFHLHRLNGLLLVFILLWAASTYVFNVAFIFLNKKLWKDMEIWETVGLWHYPIPGFFLLAQFCLGVLVAIGNLVSNSVFLYLSDVDARSSNEDGIGEEKEDTKVLIVATVAWGLRRCSRAITLVLIFLLAMKPGFIHAVYMVFFLVYLLSHKVSIRMRQFLVLLCEAHFAILYILKLNLISKTLEKKGSLIKEILSQLGLLDSATPWDFVKIAVLASFCAVQNHGSKMLFSLSAIVQHISYPPFGFSILKAGLNKSVLLSVYASPNATDRQFSNSLHEKWIATYLSAIGQKFLSMYRSYGTCIAFVTILFAVYLVTPNYTSFGYLFFLLLWIIGRQLVGKTSRRLWFPLKVYAILVFIFIYSLSIFSTFETWLSKMIDLYHDLGYNPKSSLLNNVWESLAVMIVMQLFSYERRESRYNMTFDDSDLPEYGVIGFVRRFVIWHSEKILSLAVFYASLSPISAFGFIYLLGLVIFSTLPKTSRVPSKVFLLYSGILVLSEYLFQMWSTQAQMSPGQKHSALALILGFRIFKPGFWGLEVGLRGKVLVIVACTLQYNVFHWLDKMPSSLVNTGKWEEPCNLFVSTEHAPTDSSISTEETKALLDSSLLSVRQRGVTTNSCPSFGSNMYERANPVSNEIGGSESNARRYSFGYIWGSSKESHKWNKKRIIALKKERFDMQKTTLKIYIKFWIENIFRLLGLEINMIALLLASFTILNAISMIYIVCLVACILLNRRVIRKLWPVFVFTFASILIVEYFAFWNHLMPWNQSISSETTVHCHGCWSYSNLHFDYCKKCWLGIIVDDQRMLVSYYMVFIFASFKLRSDHLQSFTDSHTYRQMMSQRKNASVWRDLSFETKSLWTVLDYLRLYSYCHLLDIVLSLILITGTLEYDILHLGYLGFALVFFRMRLEILKKKNKIFKFLRLYNFALIVLSLAYQSPFLGDFKSGKCERVDYIYEFIGFYKYDYGFRITSRSALVEIIIFVLVSLQSYIFCSREFDYVSRYLEAEQIGAIVREQEKKAAWKTAQLQHIRKSEEKKRERNLQVEKMKAEMINLQIQLHRMNSVENCISTSPRSEGIRRRRKSSRSPDKDEGDIRKLDQNNSTESLSLSDFVIPGSQKNESMSPVTSEMFYSPSSRKTDSPSAVEALRHSVGSPLGEIIEVDEKAACMFRNVSEREKAKDRAKENPLISAVHLIGDGVSQVQSLGNQAVTNIVSFLNIEHEESDSNEHSAEDGIYDEIESQNNTRYQRFDQMSSMHSFNEKNAAEAASLQLGRIFRYMWAQMRANNDVVCYCCFIFVFLWNFSLLSMVYLAALFLYALCVNSGPSFMFWLIMLIYTEVNILLQYLYQIIIHHCGLNFHSKLFIKLGFPAHKITSSFVISTLPLFLVYISTLLQSSITAKDGEWESIAEFKILKRRNLYQEDVIDSSSWRERIRRLILPVTDAIKVIGWTFLRYWKSLTWGAEAPPYFVQLSMKVNEWPEDGIQPERIESGINKLLIAAHEERCRENIPSSAHTPSRVRVQSIERSQENSNIALAVFEVVYACPLAGCLTTEWYKSLTPAADVATEIIKAQNAGLFEEIGFPYPVISVIGGGRREVDLYAYIFGADLAVFFLVAIFYQSVIKNKSKFLEVYQLEDQFPKEFVFILMVIFFLIVLDRIIYLCSFATGKVIFYIFNLILFTYSVTEYSWNMEPSHLSAGGFALRAIYLTKAISLALQALQIRYGIPHKSTLYRQFLTSQVAQINYLGFRLYRTLPFLYELRCVLDWSCTSTSLTMYDWLKMYSSGNPTNIANPIKDVSVQIDIIAVSGRLSLFQTTLCERILWEYLHVDVNLDPHGYLDAYNVKDIQLICCQADASTVWLVPQVVQTRFMRSLDWGTDVIFSWVFTRDRPKGKEVVKYEIFLKDQNPLDIKEVLNGTTDSFIIKNIYPRYFRVTGSGDVRHLEKEGPMVSGDLLLNRGNPPWWSFHDINASVAGCEGLTGPMAIIVSEETPQGILGETLSKFSIWGIYITFVLAVGRFIRIQCSDLRMRIPFENLPSCDRLIAICEDIYAARAEGELEVEEVLYWTLVKIYRSPHMLLEYTKPD